The DNA sequence TCGAACCTCCTGGAATCGCAACCTTACCATGACTAATCGTGGTGTGCAAATATTCCTGCCACCACCAGAGTCCTAAAGGGGTGATATATACAGGGGTAGGAATATGAGTCCTACCCCAGCACAAGGTGGGTTATATCTACGTGAGAGCCTCCGCACCCCCTACATCTTCATCACCTTACGCGTCACCTGCTCACCGCCCAGCTCAAACACCAGCACATAGGCTCCTGCTGGGTAGGCCGACCAATCCAGCGTCAGCGAGGTCGTATCCTGGCGGAATTGCTGTAGTAGCACCTGCCCGTTAGCGGCATACACCTTCACTTGTGCGCCCACCAGTGTGGCAGGAATAGTGATGTTCAGCGGCCCTTCCACCGGATTGGGGAAGACCTCGATCTGCTCCAATTCTTCGGTAGACGAGGTAGTGCTGGTACCTTCCTGGTATACCCTGATGTAATCAAGCACCATGGGGCTTTGCGTAAAGCCCGCCGCTACTTCGCCCTGGATCGCTACGTTGAGTAGTAGGTACTGGTCCGCATCAAAGGGCCAGGTAGCCGAGTTGAGGCTACTGGGGGCATAGGTGTAGTATACCGCTCCGTCAATGCTGAAGCGCATTTCTTCCGGGGTCCATTCCAAGGCGTACACGTGGAAGGTATTAGAAACATCCTCTGCCAGGGTGCCGCCGTAATTTTGCGTAGCACCGGAAGAGGAAGGCGTGTGCAGGGCACTTTGGACAAAATTTTGGTTGTAACCCCAGTGTTCCATGATGTCAATTTCACCGCAGGCAGGCCAGCCGGTGGTGCCGTGGGTGTTGGCCCAGTAGCCGCCGGGTTCGGTAACATTTTTACCCAGCATCCAAATGGCGGGCCAGGTGCCCAACCCGAAAGGTAATTTTGCTCGGGCCTCTACCCGCCCGTAGGTAAAAGCAAATTTGGAATTGAGCCGCGCCGAAGTGTAAGCTTTGGTATGCCCCTGGTCCGTGAAGTTTTCCCGCTTGGCTACGATGTGCAGGAAGCCATCCTCTACATAGGAGTTGTCCAGGCGGTTGGTGTAGTGTTGTAGCTCGTTGTTGTACCAACTGAAACCATTAGGCAGTTGGGTCTGGTGGTGCCATTTGGTGGGATCCACGGGGCCATTGCCGTCAAATTCATCGGCCCAGACCAGTTGGTTGTAGATGGAGCCTTCGCCGGTATCAACACCGTAAATAAAGTCATCGATGTAGGCCGTAACGAGATCATTGTTGTTCTCGCCATTTACCTGAAGCACCACCCGGTTGAAGTCGCTGCGTGTAACCGGGTGCGGCGAACCTTCGTTGAGGTTTTGGTGGGGGTCACTGGCGAAATTAAAGATCACCTCTTGCCATTGATCCAGTACGATGGGCTTGATAACTTCACTTTGGGTCGACCATGGTTCCGCCAGATCGCCGTCCTGTAGCTTGAGCGATACCTGGTTGGGCTGGTTACCGGTGATGCTACTTGAAGGAACGTAGATTTTTAAGGCAAAAGAAGGTTTTGCTGCCAGGTCGAAAGTCCCGTTAATATCAAAACGGATATTGGCATACTGTCCGCCACCGTCCTGGTACTGTAAAACCGTCGACGAGGGATTGATCCCTTGCTGAAAAGGATTAGCAAAGGCATTGTCCATGCCACAGTCGTCGCCCGTCCAGTTGGTGATGGTGCCATTGCCCTCAAAGTCATCTTCGACGGTCTGCGAAAATCCAAGTAGAGGAACAAAAAAAAGAAGGCCTAGTAGAAGGTTTAACTTATGCACGATAGTAAAGCTTTTGAAAGTTGAGTAAAACCATAAAGGTAGGACTAAATAGGCCTTCCTGCTAACCCTTATTTTGCAATGACTAAGTCATTAAAAGGACATATAACCCAAACTTCTGGTATTCGATGATTCATTTGGGACCATGCCATCCGTTGTGTTACAGATTCATCCTCCGCCCGGGCGCAGGTGTCACGCAGTGAAGGAGTTGGGAGAGTCACTGGTCTAAACGAAACAGCTTGCCTAGTAGCGACATCTAACACCCCCGGCCTGCGGCCACCCCCGCTGAGCAGGGGACAGAGATTGACCCAGCGGCAAACCATATCCTCCGCCCGGGCGGAGGTGTCACGCAGTGAAGGAGTTGGGAGAGTCACTGGTCTAAACGAAACAGCTTGCCTAGTAGCGACACCTAGCACCCCCGACCTGCGGTCACCCCCGCGGAGCAGGGGACATAGACTGACCCAGCGGCAAACCATATCCTCCGCCCAGGCGGAGGTGTCACGCAGTGACGGAGGTGGGAAGTGACCATCAAACCATCAACCAACAACCATCAACCATTTTAAAGTCGGATGTATTCACAGCACCCCGCACCATCAGCTCCCCTCATAAACCGGCCCCGCATTTCGGATATTGATGATCTTCTTGAGCATGTCAAACCAGAAAGGGGCACCTAGGGAGATCGCAAAAGTGGTGAGCAACAGGCCAATGAGTTTGTTGAACAGGACAGGAACATTACTTTTTACAGTGCTCCACTCCGCTTTTGTCCAACCCAGCCCCAGCGGGGAATTGGCTCCGTTGACCATCACTACCAGCGAATCCACTTGTGCCAATAGGCGCTCATTGTGTAGCAGCAATAAACTGTCGTAGCGGGCGGTATCCGTTTGCTGAGCGGCGGAGTCAAGGCTTTGTTGGATGTCATTGATCTGTTGGTTGAAGCCATCGTAGCGTTGATCCACAAAATCCTGCGCCAGTCCAATGATGGCCTGCTCTTGGGTAGAACCCGCCGCCACTGCCGACATCTTTTGATAGATCGACAAGGTATCTGCATTCATGTACATGGCCACCAGTAAGCCCACGACCATGATGATTTTGTGGGTATAGGATTTGTACCAGCCAGATACGCGACTCATTACCTGATCGTACCATTGTTCTAGTCGAGTTCTGAATTTGGTGAGGTCATTGCCTGTTTCGGCCAGACAGTCCAATAAGAATTTTTTCAGCTTCCCGTCTTCCATGGCATTGATGGTGGCGGTGAGTTGCTTCACGTCACTACCATCTAATACATGCAATAAAATACTAGAAAAAGTAGCCGCACTCATGTAAGAAGGATGGGCCATGTGGTTGGTCGACTGTTTGTTTTTTTCCTGCACCATGTCTCCGTAAGAGGGGTGGCTTTGGAATTTTTCCAGTATCGACTTGTCCAGCTCTAGCGCGCCTTCTGTGGTTTTCTCGTTGGTAAGCATCTGGTCGATGGCGTGCCCAAAGTGTTTGCTACGCATGGAAAACCAGCTGGCCAGTGCTTCCTGAATGGCCGAAACCATCAAGCTGAGAATAAGATACACGAGGATGAGGCCAATGGCCGTGGTGATGATAGACATTGAATAGGGGTGTTTGGTAAATCTTATTAAAGATAGACAATGAATGGAAACTACTCAAATTAGGTTGTCCGTAGAGCGTAGCTAAAACACCGCAAGAACCCTTATCTTGGTCTTTTATTGATTGCGCCCATTCTTGATTAGTGACGGATTAAACCTGCCTACCTGCGGTAAACGGGCACTTATTTCCGTCTTTTTACTTAGGTAAAGCAGTGAGCAGATGTACACAAAGTGGTTGTTAATTTTTGGTTGGGTATTTTTTCTTTTCACCTGTTCCGATGCACAAACGGTGTCCTTCCAGTATTTGTCCAAAAAGGAAGGCCTCTCCCAGACGTCCGTTTTTGCCATAGTACAGGACGATGCGGGCTTTATGTGGTTTGGTACCAGAGACGGCCTCAATAAATTTGATGGCTATGAGTTCAAAATCTACCGCAATGACACGACACCTAACAGCTTAGTCGCCAACGATATTCGCTCGCTCTATGCCGATACGCTGCACCATCAGCTTTGGGTAGGTACCATTTCCGGACTCAGCTGTTATGACCCTTCCACCGATAAGTTTTCCAATTACTACCATCTTGAAGACGATCCTTCTACGCTAACCGATAATGTGATCAGGCATATCTATCGCGACCGCAAAGGCCGTTTATGGGTTGGTACTTCTGTAGGGTTGAACCTTTTTGACGAAAAGACCAATGCTTTTCGGCGCTTTTATTTTTCCAATAATGCTTCTCCTCAATTGGGGAGCAACGACATTGAAACCATCCTCGAAGACAGCCAGGGGCAGTTGATCTTTGGCACCGCCAGCGGCTTGTATTTTTTGCCGGCAACGGATAACAACTACGCCTTTCAGCGATTAGCCCTGCCTCCGTCTTCCTGGCCTACGAATATTCACATCAAAAGCATCCTGGAAGATGCGGCGGGCAACCTCTGGCTCGGGGCCCTTAAAGATGGGGTCGCTTACTGGAATCGGGCTACCCAAACCCTGACCATTTACCGCAACGAGAAAAACATTGCCAATGTATTAAGTAACAACAATATCCGAGCCATGTGCCTCGATGGCAATGGCGACTTATGGGTAGGTACCTTCGATGGTCTGAATGTATTGAAAAAGGGAACCAACGAATTTATCCGCTACAAGAAAGCTACTGCGGGCAATGACGGACTGTCCGATAACTCTATCCGTTCCCTTTTTATCGATCAGCGAGGCAGCTTGTGGGTAGGAGCCTACTACGGAGGTATCAACCATTTTGATGAAAACTACAATAGGTTCACCAATTTTCATTACGCTCCTTCCGGCGATGGCCTGGGTGCCGATGTGGTCAGCTCCTTTGCGGAAACGCCCAAGGGGAACCTATGGATCGGTACCGAAGGAGGTGGCCTGAATTTCTACGACCGCAGTACGGGGCAATTCAAACAATACCCGGCGCAGCTACAGCAAGGTAATGCGCTGAGTGGCAACAATGTAAAGCAGTTGCTGCTTGATGGGGAACATCTTTGGATTGGTACCTTTCAGGCAGGCCTTAACCTGCTGGATATAAAAACCGAAACTTTTCACCATTACCAACACGATCCACTAGTCGAAAACACCTTGGCCCACGATAATGTCTATGGCCTGAAAAGAAAGGGGCATTACCTGTGGATACTCACCTATGGCGGAGGATTGGACATCCTGGATTTGCAGCAGGAGCGTTTTCATAACTTTCGGCATGATGACCTGGATAGCAACAGCCTGAGTTCTGACCTCGCCAGGGTTTTTCTGGAAACCCACGGCGGGCAACTCTGGATTGGTACCGAAAGAGGGGTGAATAAAGTGATCTTGGGTGAAGATGGTTTTCCCTCCCGTTTTGAGGCCTTTCTGACCAATGAGAAAATTTATGCCCTTCAGGAAGACCGTAAGCAAAACATCTGGGTGGGCACTATTAGTAGCGGTATTTATCGCTTTGCGCCAACAACGGGCCAGCTCGATCATTTTACGGTAGCTGATGGGCTGCCGGGCAATACCATCTTTGGTATCCTGGAAGCCGCCAATGGGGAATTATGGATAAGCACCAACAACGGCCTTTCCCGGTACAATCCACAGCAAGGGTCATTTACCAACTACAATTTTTCCAATGGTTTGGAAAACCTGGAATACAATTTCAACGCCTATTACAAAACCCGCGCCGGCGAACTGCTCTTTGGAGGGATCGATGGCTTCACCTTGTTTGATCCAGAAAAAATTCTGGCCAACGAGTTCATCCCGCCCCTCGTTTTCACCCAATTGAAGAAAAACAACCGGGAGGTCATCATCGGCGAAGAGGAGAGTAGCTTGCAGCGGAGCATCAACGAAACCCAGAGCATCACTTTCAAATACAACGAAGCCAATTTCTCCCTCAGTTTTGCTGCCCTGGATTACTTTAGCCCCGAAAACAATCACTATGCCTACAAGCTGGAAGGCCTGGACCGAGAGTGGAAATACAGTGTGGGAAAAACCGAAGCTTCCTACACCATCCAGCGGGAGGGTACTTATGTTTTCCGCCTCCGTGGAGGCAACAGCGATGGCGTCTGGAATCCCAAAGAACGCACCCTCGAAATCATTGTCTTACCGCCACCCTGGCGCAGCTGGTGGGCTTACTTGATTTATCTGGCGCTGGCCAGTGGCCTGGCTTTTGGACTGATTCGTTTCGTACGCTTACGGCACAAATTACAGTTGGAGCAAATTGCCAAAGAGCAGCAGGAGGAATTGACGGAGATGAAATTACGCTTCTTCACCAACATCACCCACGAATTTCGTACCCCGCTGACGCTCATCCTCGGCCCACTGCAAGAGCTCTTGAGCAGAGAGAAGCACCCGGAGCCCGTTTTTCAACAACTGTCACTCATTGAACGCAATGCCCAACGCCTGCTCAATTTGGTCAACCAGGTACTGAATTTCCGAAAACTGGTGACCGATCACGAGACGATGAAGATCGTCCAAAGTGATTTTGTCAACTTTCTTGGTGAGCTGTTTTTGCCTTTTCAGGAAACGGCCAAGTTGAAAAACATCACCTATACGTTTGTCGCCGAAACACCGGCGGTCAATCTCTGGTTTGATCAGGATAAGTTGGAAAAAGTGTTCTTCAACCTGCTGTCCAATGCCTTCAAATTTACACCACCAGGAGGCAAAATAACCCTACTCCTTACCGAAAGTGAGGAGCACGTGGAGGTAAGGGTAAAAGACAATGGAGTTGGGGTGAGCCCGGAGTTGGAAGACCAGATTTTCAAGCGGTTCTACGAAAAATCCAGCATCACCCATTCCAATATCAAAAGCACGGGGATTGGGCTGGCTATTTCCAAGCAGATGGTAGAGCTTCACCACGGAAAAATCTTCGTTGAACCCACACGAGACAACAACGATGAAAAAGCCAAAGGAGCCACTTTCGTGGTACAATTGCTCAAAGGCCGTAGCCACTTTTCGGAGGAAGAAATTTTTACCGATTACTCCGACCCGGAGGAAACGGCAGATTATGAACCCATGCTATCCCCCCCTCCTACCTTGGAAGTAGCGCCAGATCAGGGAGCAGCACCAACG is a window from the Lewinella sp. LCG006 genome containing:
- a CDS encoding two-component regulator propeller domain-containing protein, with product MYTKWLLIFGWVFFLFTCSDAQTVSFQYLSKKEGLSQTSVFAIVQDDAGFMWFGTRDGLNKFDGYEFKIYRNDTTPNSLVANDIRSLYADTLHHQLWVGTISGLSCYDPSTDKFSNYYHLEDDPSTLTDNVIRHIYRDRKGRLWVGTSVGLNLFDEKTNAFRRFYFSNNASPQLGSNDIETILEDSQGQLIFGTASGLYFLPATDNNYAFQRLALPPSSWPTNIHIKSILEDAAGNLWLGALKDGVAYWNRATQTLTIYRNEKNIANVLSNNNIRAMCLDGNGDLWVGTFDGLNVLKKGTNEFIRYKKATAGNDGLSDNSIRSLFIDQRGSLWVGAYYGGINHFDENYNRFTNFHYAPSGDGLGADVVSSFAETPKGNLWIGTEGGGLNFYDRSTGQFKQYPAQLQQGNALSGNNVKQLLLDGEHLWIGTFQAGLNLLDIKTETFHHYQHDPLVENTLAHDNVYGLKRKGHYLWILTYGGGLDILDLQQERFHNFRHDDLDSNSLSSDLARVFLETHGGQLWIGTERGVNKVILGEDGFPSRFEAFLTNEKIYALQEDRKQNIWVGTISSGIYRFAPTTGQLDHFTVADGLPGNTIFGILEAANGELWISTNNGLSRYNPQQGSFTNYNFSNGLENLEYNFNAYYKTRAGELLFGGIDGFTLFDPEKILANEFIPPLVFTQLKKNNREVIIGEEESSLQRSINETQSITFKYNEANFSLSFAALDYFSPENNHYAYKLEGLDREWKYSVGKTEASYTIQREGTYVFRLRGGNSDGVWNPKERTLEIIVLPPPWRSWWAYLIYLALASGLAFGLIRFVRLRHKLQLEQIAKEQQEELTEMKLRFFTNITHEFRTPLTLILGPLQELLSREKHPEPVFQQLSLIERNAQRLLNLVNQVLNFRKLVTDHETMKIVQSDFVNFLGELFLPFQETAKLKNITYTFVAETPAVNLWFDQDKLEKVFFNLLSNAFKFTPPGGKITLLLTESEEHVEVRVKDNGVGVSPELEDQIFKRFYEKSSITHSNIKSTGIGLAISKQMVELHHGKIFVEPTRDNNDEKAKGATFVVQLLKGRSHFSEEEIFTDYSDPEETADYEPMLSPPPTLEVAPDQGAAPTVPSSEAPLLLIVEDNPEVRNYIEQIFAGQYRLISAENGREGLVMAKKHLPDLVISDVMMPEMDGITFCGKLKTDLEISHIPVILLTARTASLFKIEGLRIGADDYITKPFHPEELALRVRNTIQSRQEARDKFARVLNFDPKEISITSADEHFLETALQTVEQHMGNYDFNVIQFAEELAVSRPLLFTKLKALTGQTPNNFIKTIRLKRAAQLLKTQKLNVSEVAYQVGFKDPKYFRKCFREKFDEVPSAFGKD
- a CDS encoding family 16 glycosylhydrolase, translating into MHKLNLLLGLLFFVPLLGFSQTVEDDFEGNGTITNWTGDDCGMDNAFANPFQQGINPSSTVLQYQDGGGQYANIRFDINGTFDLAAKPSFALKIYVPSSSITGNQPNQVSLKLQDGDLAEPWSTQSEVIKPIVLDQWQEVIFNFASDPHQNLNEGSPHPVTRSDFNRVVLQVNGENNNDLVTAYIDDFIYGVDTGEGSIYNQLVWADEFDGNGPVDPTKWHHQTQLPNGFSWYNNELQHYTNRLDNSYVEDGFLHIVAKRENFTDQGHTKAYTSARLNSKFAFTYGRVEARAKLPFGLGTWPAIWMLGKNVTEPGGYWANTHGTTGWPACGEIDIMEHWGYNQNFVQSALHTPSSSGATQNYGGTLAEDVSNTFHVYALEWTPEEMRFSIDGAVYYTYAPSSLNSATWPFDADQYLLLNVAIQGEVAAGFTQSPMVLDYIRVYQEGTSTTSSTEELEQIEVFPNPVEGPLNITIPATLVGAQVKVYAANGQVLLQQFRQDTTSLTLDWSAYPAGAYVLVFELGGEQVTRKVMKM